CAGCAAAGCACCCCAAGGACTTACGAAGTCTAATTCAATGTACGGAATAGTATTATGATACTGTACAATAAAAGGGAATGGATAATCATCTGAGAACCGCTTCACCAAATACCTTGTTTCACATTCATCATCAAAGGCTGAATGAATATAGAAAGAACCAAATTTTGAAATAGAATTAAAAACAAAAGGCTTTCCAAACACCGTATTGATACGTTCAATGAGTTTAGAGACAAGTTGCTTATTTACTGAATATGGAGAGTTTGGGTAATATACTG
The genomic region above belongs to Bacteroidota bacterium and contains:
- a CDS encoding DUF2971 domain-containing protein, which produces MWQHFGKMGTGVKLIFDIVTTHVDFRTVYYPNSPYSVNKQLVSKLIERINTVFGKPFVFNSISKFGSFYIHSAFDDECETRYLVKRFSDDYPFPFIVQYHNTIPYIELDFVSPWGALLPIKVQPGLNCDRTEVQRIVDESGLTVEVLPNAISL